In Tsuneonella sp. CC-YZS046, the genomic window GCCGCCCATCGGCGTCGAACATGGGAACCAGCAGGCGCGGACCGAACTGGCGCAGGCCTTCACCGACGATTCCTTTCGACACCAGGTAAGGGTGTTCAGGATTGACCGGCCTGGAGCGTTCCCAATCCGCGGCACAAGCTTCCGAGACATTGCGCCATTGCGCTTCCTGCTCTTCCTTCCGCTTTGCCGCTGCCTCACGGCGCGCCTTCTCGATTTCGGCGCGCTCCTTCCGGGTCAAGGAACGGTCGTTCGACAGCCGCCATGTCTGGACGATGCCGAGCTTGTAATTGCCGAACGATCCGGCTGGGTGCTCATCGAGATAGAGCTTGGCCCAGCCGGTCTTACGCCCTTTCTTGCTGTCGCAATCGCAACGGAAGTAAATGCGATCAGGCCCCAGCCGGTCAGCGATGGGCTCCACCGGCACAACGCCAGCCGCTTCCATGGCGTCCAGGAACGCCGCAACAGGATCAGAAGTCACAGGCGTTCTCCCGATAGAAGCGCGTCACCCGATCTGACAGGGCATCCAGCCAATCCTGTTGCTTCTCGGTCGGCTTGCGCTGCTGCGCGGCCATCTGTTGAAGAAACCTGGATTCGTGCTCTTTCCAGCGGATCGTGGAAGACAGGCAACGCCGTGCATCCATCTGGTGCGCGCGTGGCGCATCGGCTGGTGACGGATTGATT contains:
- a CDS encoding toprim domain-containing protein yields the protein MTSDPVAAFLDAMEAAGVVPVEPIADRLGPDRIYFRCDCDSKKGRKTGWAKLYLDEHPAGSFGNYKLGIVQTWRLSNDRSLTRKERAEIEKARREAAAKRKEEQEAQWRNVSEACAADWERSRPVNPEHPYLVSKGIVGEGLRQFGPRLLVPMFDADGRLWNIQSIGPDGGKLYTKGGRATGLLMVLGEPMDRLVIAEGYGTAAVIKRATALPVVVAFTAANLVTVAKAMRDRFPDAEIVIAADDDAHLLSHPTIQRNIGVDAAQAAARAVGGRVALPPRRAA